Proteins encoded in a region of the Devosia sp. RR2S18 genome:
- a CDS encoding ammonium transporter, with the protein MKTLKLLGGAAAASLLLVLPALAQDATAPLAAAGESVAEVAETAAAVVDKGDVAWMLVCTILVIVMTIPGLALFYGGLVRAKNILSVLTQVFLGFSLISILWVAYGYSLTFAGPIEGGLSAFVGDFSKFFLAGVTLESTAATFSAGFELPEMVFVAFQLTFACITSTLIVGGIAERMKLGALLAFLAIWFTFSYIPIAHMVWAGPGLLYGLGAYDFAGGTVVHINSGVAALVAAIVLGPRLGYMKEPIPPHNLVLTYIGTGLLWFGWFGFNAGSNLEANALTAVALINTILAPAAGALAWALGEKITRGHGSALGAVSGAVAGLVAITPAAGFSGIGGAIVLGAVAGIVCLVAVVNFKPMLRYDDSLDVFGIHGVGGIVGALGTAIVASPALGGYPLGDAAAYSVGGQFVVQLIGVAIAVVWSGVVALVAMLVVKAIFGGARVSQSGEIDGLDLSSHGERAYN; encoded by the coding sequence ATGAAGACGTTGAAGCTGTTGGGAGGCGCTGCAGCGGCTTCCCTTTTGCTGGTCCTGCCGGCCTTGGCCCAGGATGCGACCGCGCCGCTCGCCGCGGCGGGTGAGTCGGTGGCCGAGGTCGCCGAGACAGCCGCCGCCGTGGTGGACAAGGGCGACGTGGCTTGGATGCTTGTATGCACCATTCTCGTCATCGTAATGACCATTCCGGGTCTGGCGCTGTTCTATGGTGGGCTCGTTCGCGCCAAGAACATTCTTTCGGTGCTGACCCAGGTTTTCCTTGGCTTCTCGCTGATCTCGATCCTCTGGGTGGCTTATGGCTACTCGCTCACCTTTGCCGGTCCTATCGAAGGGGGATTGTCCGCCTTCGTAGGTGACTTCTCCAAGTTCTTCCTTGCCGGTGTAACGCTCGAATCCACTGCTGCGACCTTTTCAGCCGGCTTCGAACTGCCCGAAATGGTGTTCGTCGCCTTCCAGCTGACCTTCGCCTGCATCACCTCTACGCTCATCGTCGGCGGTATCGCCGAGCGCATGAAGCTCGGTGCGCTGCTGGCGTTCCTCGCCATCTGGTTCACCTTCTCCTACATTCCGATCGCCCATATGGTCTGGGCGGGTCCTGGCCTGCTTTATGGCCTGGGCGCCTATGACTTTGCCGGCGGCACTGTGGTGCACATCAACTCAGGCGTCGCCGCCTTGGTCGCTGCTATCGTGCTTGGTCCGCGTCTCGGCTACATGAAGGAGCCAATCCCGCCCCATAACCTCGTCCTCACCTATATCGGCACGGGTCTGTTGTGGTTTGGATGGTTCGGTTTCAATGCCGGCTCCAACCTGGAAGCCAACGCCTTGACCGCCGTGGCCCTCATCAACACCATACTGGCGCCGGCCGCCGGTGCGCTCGCCTGGGCATTGGGCGAGAAGATTACCCGCGGACATGGGTCCGCCCTTGGCGCCGTATCCGGTGCCGTGGCGGGTCTGGTTGCTATCACCCCAGCTGCTGGTTTCTCGGGCATTGGCGGTGCGATTGTGCTGGGAGCGGTCGCCGGCATTGTATGTTTGGTGGCTGTGGTCAATTTCAAGCCGATGCTCAGATATGACGACAGCCTCGATGTGTTCGGTATTCACGGCGTGGGCGGCATTGTCGGCGCTCTGGGTACGGCAATAGTGGCCAGCCCGGCACTTGGCGGTTACCCGCTGGGCGATGCTGCGGCCTATTCGGTCGGCGGCCAGTTTGTTGTGCAACTGATCGGCGTAGCCATTGCGGTGGTCTGGTCGGGTGTTGTGGCGTTGGTTGCCATGCTGGTGGTCAAGGCCATTTTCGGCGGCGCGCGTGTGTCCCAATCCGGCGAGATTGATGGTCTCGATCTCTCCAGCCACGGTGAACGCGCTTATAACTGA